The following coding sequences lie in one Musa acuminata AAA Group cultivar baxijiao chromosome BXJ3-1, Cavendish_Baxijiao_AAA, whole genome shotgun sequence genomic window:
- the LOC135629455 gene encoding serine/threonine-protein kinase-like protein At3g51990, whose protein sequence is MMGYLSCRADSSVATCRSISSSDVSSHKPLRKKKHSTNSLTNLSPPKEEAGDFAHHPGIRHFTYRELESATGNFSDDVLLGRGSHGAVYKAVLSGGRQVAVKRPSRRPHHLCSPLPAASVAAATARDEVENEIEILAGIRSPRLVNLIGFTPSASDRKERLLVVEFMPNGTLYDLLHSNPRPPGWARRIRLALQTAKALLTLHSVQPPVIHRDVKSANILLDQSFNARLGDFGLALRDDEDTKFPSARSTPPAGTLGYLDPSYVTPENLSTKTDVFSFGILLLEIMSGRKAIDVAHSPPSVVEWAVPLLRKGKVSTLFDPRIGPPKDPVARRQLAALAASCVRSYKEMRPSMEEVVEQLNVLSKTVLSRAWNGLSVGNPCSVVDVERPLTKLNSTSINRGRSPASDSRFHREDEPLDKDRDMAVNVKKPPLIIKESRSSIIKESRSSKNARRVLLEDTRGSTNLLDLMAQPDQELLKTLAAGVTSNNSPTISRARTLRVIHDFHGSDAILQLRRNGSLTKEPLKSFSRFNEIDTINEKAHD, encoded by the coding sequence ATGATGGGTTACCTCTCGTGCCGTGCTGACTCCTCCGTCGCCACCTGCCGCTCTATCTCCTCCTCCGACGTAAGCTCCCACAAGCCCCTCCGAAAGAAGAAGCACAGCACCAACAGCCTCACAAATTTGTCGCCACCGAAAGAAGAAGCCGGCGACTTCGCCCACCACCCCGGTATCCGCCACTTCACCTACCGAGAGCTCGAGTCGGCCACGGGCAACTTCTCTGATGACGTCCTCCTCGGCCGCGGCAGCCATGGCGCTGTCTACAAGGCGGTCCTCAGCGGCGGGCGCCAGGTCGCGGTCAAGCGCCCCTCCCGCCGTCCCCACCATCTCTGCTCCCCCTTGCCGGCGGCTTCCGTCGCCGCGGCTACTGCTCGCGACGAGGTTGAGAACGAGATCGAGATCCTAGCCGGCATCCGCAGCCCCCGCCTCGTCAACCTCATCGGCTTCACCCCCTCCGCCTCCGATCGGAAAGAGCGGCTTCTGGTGGTGGAGTTCATGCCCAACGGCACGCTCTACGACCTCCTCCACTCCAATCCACGCCCGCCCGGATGGGCTCGCCGCATCCGGCTTGCCCTCCAGACTGCCAAAGCCCTTCTCACCCTCCACTCCGTGCAGCCGCCCGTCATCCACCGCGACGTCAAGTCGGCAAATATACTACTCGATCAGAGCTTCAACGCTCGGCTGGGGGACTTCGGTCTCGCCCTCCGCGACGATGAGGATACCAAATTCCCCTCCGCCCGCTCCACGCCTCCCGCAGGCACGCTCGGCTACCTCGACCCCTCTTACGTCACGCCTGAGAACCTGAGCACCAAGACGGACGTATTTAGCTTCGGGATCTTACTTCTGGAGATCATGAGCGGCCGGAAGGCAATCGATGTTGCCCACTCCCCGCCGTCGGTCGTGGAGTGGGCCGTCCCCTTGTTGAGAAAGGGGAAGGTCTCAACGCTTTTTGATCCAAGGATTGGGCCGCCCAAGGACCCAGTGGCGAGGAGGCAGCTTGCGGCACTGGCTGCCAGCTGCGTGCGGTCATACAAGGAAATGCGGCCATCCATGGAGGAGGTCGTGGAGCAACTCAATGTGTTGAGCAAGACAGTGCTGTCGAGAGCTTGGAATGGGCTCTCGGTCGGAAACCCATGCTCGGTGGTTGACGTGGAGAGGCCCTTGACGAAGTTGAATTCTACTAGTATCAATCGGGGCCGGAGTCCAGCTTCAGATTCAAGGTTTCATCGAGAGGATGAGCCACTTGACAAGGATCGAGACATGGCTGTTAATGTGAAGAAGCCCCCTTTGATTATAAAGGAATCTCGTTCTTCGATTATAAAGGAATCTCGTTCCTCGAAGAACGCAAGGAGGGTGCTCTTGGAGGACACAAGAGGAAGTACAAATCTGTTGGATCTCATGGCTCAGCCTGATCAAGAGCTACTTAAAACGTTGGCAGCTGGTGTGACTAGTAACAATAGTCCTACTATCAGCAGGGCAAGGACTCTGCGAGTCATTCATGATTTCCATGGCAGTGATGCAATTTTGCAATTGAGGAGGAATGGATCTTTGACAAAGGAGCCATTGAAATCATTTTCGAGAtttaatgagattgatactattaATGAGAAGGCTCATGATTGA